One segment of Paraburkholderia caribensis DNA contains the following:
- a CDS encoding carboxymuconolactone decarboxylase family protein: MSRADFSSPREAARAFTPALSAFVDDTLYPRIWNDPALSPRDRSLVTVAALITGGHLDELPSHLRRAVTNGVTREELSAAITHLAFYAGFPAAISASAVAQATLGANVQTADSAAGSSATQEGLK, encoded by the coding sequence ATGTCTCGAGCAGATTTCAGCAGCCCGCGCGAAGCCGCGCGCGCCTTCACGCCGGCGCTCTCGGCGTTCGTCGACGACACGCTCTACCCGCGCATCTGGAACGACCCGGCACTTTCGCCACGAGACCGAAGCCTCGTGACCGTCGCCGCGCTGATCACGGGCGGGCATCTCGACGAGTTGCCGTCGCACTTGCGTCGTGCCGTGACGAACGGTGTCACGCGGGAGGAACTGTCGGCGGCAATCACGCACCTCGCGTTCTACGCAGGGTTCCCGGCAGCCATCTCGGCGTCGGCGGTTGCGCAGGCAACGCTCGGCGCGAATGTTCAAACGGCGGATAGTGCCGCCGGTTCATCAGCCACGCAGGAGGGTTTGAAATGA
- a CDS encoding transcriptional regulator NanR: MGEIIPRRKLYQEVVDRLMERIRSGEIAPDAQLPSERELMEIYGVGRPAVREALQTLERSGIVEIVHGERARVVVPTADRLIGQIASGAMHLLRTDPQMLEHLKHARLFLETGTARMAAERATEEDVARLQLSVAQHRASMVNLEEFVERDMAFHREIARISGNPIFPSIVESLFRWAGEYYRPLVRAPGAEELTLAEHQRIVEAIAARDGDAAAEAMHAHLSRANQLYRKLSQ, translated from the coding sequence ATGGGCGAGATCATCCCGCGTCGGAAGCTGTACCAGGAAGTGGTGGACCGTCTGATGGAGCGTATCCGCTCGGGCGAAATAGCGCCCGACGCGCAACTGCCGTCAGAGCGGGAACTGATGGAAATCTATGGCGTCGGCCGGCCTGCCGTGCGCGAGGCGCTGCAGACGCTCGAACGCTCGGGCATCGTCGAGATCGTGCATGGGGAGCGCGCGCGCGTCGTCGTGCCGACGGCCGACCGGCTGATCGGGCAAATTGCCAGCGGCGCGATGCATTTGCTGCGCACCGACCCGCAGATGCTCGAGCATCTCAAGCACGCGCGCCTCTTTCTCGAAACGGGCACCGCGCGCATGGCCGCCGAGCGCGCGACCGAAGAAGACGTGGCGCGACTGCAATTGAGCGTCGCGCAACACCGGGCGTCGATGGTCAATCTGGAAGAGTTTGTCGAGCGCGACATGGCGTTTCACCGCGAGATCGCGAGGATCAGCGGCAATCCGATTTTCCCGTCGATCGTCGAGTCGCTGTTCCGCTGGGCGGGCGAATATTATCGGCCGCTCGTGCGGGCGCCCGGCGCGGAAGAACTGACCTTGGCGGAGCATCAGCGCATCGTCGAAGCCATCGCGGCGCGTGACGGCGATGCCGCTGCGGAAGCCATGCACGCGCATCTGTCGCGCGCCAACCAGCTGTACCGCAAATTGAGCCAATAA
- a CDS encoding ribonuclease, protein MKRAWAFPCILGLSVILGGCGKGGSGNGTQEPGASASEAQVQPGQAASGSSAASGAQAPSAPAVVTKAQLPAEAGETLRLIKAGGPFPFGEDGVLFRNSAALLPQHPRGYYHAYTVRTPGSADRGLRRIVCGGPRKQISDCYYTDDYYASFKRIAD, encoded by the coding sequence GTGAAGCGAGCATGGGCTTTCCCCTGCATCCTCGGCTTGAGCGTGATCCTGGGCGGATGCGGCAAGGGCGGATCGGGAAATGGTACTCAGGAACCGGGCGCATCCGCGAGTGAGGCGCAGGTTCAGCCTGGGCAAGCCGCGAGCGGCTCAAGCGCCGCATCGGGCGCGCAGGCGCCGAGCGCGCCTGCCGTCGTCACCAAGGCGCAGTTGCCGGCCGAAGCAGGCGAAACCCTGCGTTTGATCAAAGCGGGCGGCCCTTTCCCTTTTGGCGAGGACGGTGTTCTGTTCCGCAACAGCGCGGCATTGCTGCCGCAGCATCCACGCGGCTATTACCACGCATACACAGTTCGCACGCCTGGCTCAGCGGATCGCGGACTACGCCGTATCGTATGTGGTGGACCGCGCAAGCAGATCAGTGACTGCTACTACACCGACGACTACTACGCCAGTTTCAAACGCATTGCAGATTAG
- a CDS encoding cold-shock protein, with protein sequence MATGTVKWFNDAKGFGFITPDGGGEDLFAHFSEIQSSGFKSLQENQKVTFEVKQGPKGKQAANIQPQ encoded by the coding sequence ATGGCAACAGGTACGGTGAAGTGGTTCAACGATGCAAAGGGTTTTGGTTTCATCACGCCGGACGGCGGTGGTGAAGACCTGTTCGCACATTTTTCGGAAATCCAGTCGAGCGGCTTCAAATCGCTCCAGGAAAACCAGAAAGTGACGTTTGAAGTGAAGCAAGGCCCGAAGGGCAAGCAAGCAGCGAACATCCAGCCGCAGTAA
- a CDS encoding NAD(P)H-quinone oxidoreductase — MKAITFEEFGAAEVLQLADVPAPEVRPDDLLVRVHAAGVNRADLTHRRGGYGRPNFGDSTIMGLEIAGEVIETGGAVQGYKVGDRVMGVVGGGAYAEVARIDWRMAMPIPAALDYVHAAAIPEVFVTAHEALIHLGRLQRGDSVLIHAAAGGVGSAAVQLAYATGATVFATAEGSKLERVVQLGADHAIDYKTQDFAEVVAGKTDKRGVDVVIDFVGAPYFARNVASLANGGRLVQVGILGGGGDVSVGLEQILYRHLQIIGTVMKSRAQTEKHAMVRRFREHWLERFAGGASLEPVVDSTFALENAADAHRRMESAANVGKIILTMRERT, encoded by the coding sequence ATGAAAGCCATCACATTCGAGGAGTTCGGCGCGGCCGAGGTTCTCCAGCTCGCCGATGTTCCGGCGCCCGAAGTCCGCCCCGACGATCTGCTGGTGCGCGTCCACGCTGCAGGCGTCAACCGCGCGGATCTCACGCATCGTCGTGGAGGTTACGGCCGGCCCAACTTCGGCGACTCCACGATCATGGGGCTCGAAATTGCTGGCGAAGTGATCGAAACGGGCGGTGCCGTGCAGGGCTACAAGGTCGGCGATCGCGTCATGGGTGTGGTCGGAGGCGGTGCGTATGCAGAGGTGGCGCGTATCGACTGGAGAATGGCAATGCCGATTCCAGCCGCCCTCGACTACGTTCATGCCGCTGCGATACCGGAGGTTTTCGTGACTGCGCACGAGGCGCTGATACATCTCGGACGCCTGCAGCGCGGCGATTCGGTGCTCATTCACGCAGCCGCGGGAGGCGTGGGCTCGGCGGCGGTGCAGCTCGCTTATGCAACGGGTGCAACGGTGTTTGCGACTGCGGAAGGCTCGAAGCTCGAACGCGTCGTACAGCTCGGCGCGGACCATGCGATCGACTACAAGACGCAGGACTTCGCGGAAGTCGTCGCCGGCAAAACAGATAAACGCGGTGTGGATGTGGTTATCGACTTCGTCGGCGCACCGTATTTCGCGCGGAACGTAGCGTCGCTCGCAAACGGAGGGCGGCTGGTGCAGGTCGGCATTCTGGGCGGAGGCGGTGACGTGAGCGTCGGCCTCGAACAGATCCTGTACCGTCATCTGCAGATCATCGGCACGGTGATGAAGTCGCGCGCGCAGACCGAGAAACATGCAATGGTGCGGCGCTTTCGCGAGCATTGGCTCGAACGCTTCGCCGGCGGTGCAAGCCTGGAACCCGTCGTCGACAGCACGTTTGCGCTGGAAAACGCGGCTGACGCGCATCGCCGGATGGAATCGGCGGCGAACGTAGGGAAGATCATCCTGACGATGCGCGAGCGTACCTGA